cctacagggcaaagaaaattaaatgaacaagggagttattagttacttgatattaggaaatgaatgAAAGAGACCGAttgatatagagctcaaatgattgaaaataattacttttgcagcatttttctcatgtcggcccaacgctttggatccgaatccatagagtccatgattagaactctggaggtgtgaagttcaatatttagcagaatccagtggaacctgcggacacgttacatgcacagtcatgcataactcatcgattagacataccatgcatggagtaaacaaaagagaatgggcacaagagagaaacactcacccaaaatggtaaggaaatagaatatgacttttgagttgatgctttctaagaaacttgtacaagtctttctccacgtcttcggggtgattttgtaacacatgtccattaacgatatgtgggttaATGagcccaacatcatggatgtttcttattttgcattcccaaatcttcaatctgcataatagcgtacgcaacaatatagttaggacaatatatatatatatatagtgcaggcaatgaagaacgagatgaggtagaaataaatcactcacagaacgtagcaactcagcatagatttgtcgaggtcgcgcagattgaatagctggaacaattcactcatatgaacttgtacagagtaccgtttggtgtgatgctcctctgtaacatccgcataaacatattctttgtcggcccatgttatgaattgcttgtaccaacgtagcagatttcgcatttgtggtggtagactcttttcctgcgcaggctcgacgagaggcccattccgcacatgttgtaatgctatctcacatactggcgcatcctcaaggcctaagaaggcacgaagagtcaaacccatctcggacgcttgtttcatggcactcgctacagtcaatccaagtgctgccgcagctgctatgatctcggggtcctcttccggactggctttcactatgagcggggggatcgattgttttttctgcatcccgagctggtcaacttgtttcccgctttttttactttcttctttctcctccttcaatatttttgcttgcctacgaagttcatgtccatagtcgtcaggcatattcagctcggcttgggacggtgtcgtcaaaaaatccttagcccacttcttttgcttctcagtgaatacttgcttgggctcaggctattttatcgccttcatatccgccttccatttctcataatcagcagacgcggccaatttggtttcagcttcactaagttcccaaggccttgggaggagaggcttcagtgatggctccggtacccttgtggtcttaggtacataagggtccgggttaatagtccaggagcgggtttccttgctgtccgcctgcttctgcttcttcgccggaggtggattggggggcgtcgtacccgccggaggaggattggggggcgtcgtacccgccggaggttgtggatcgggggacggcgtcgaatggcgtgaaggaggtgtaggtgaaccaccacgaccaccaccaccgccaccaccgccaccaccaccaccaccaccaccatcggagaggggtggacttgctagccttggcgcctcgcctggaaacactatgtacttctttttccatagaatgatctggcgcttgacatctccaagtcttctctccccttcgggtgtaggtttgtcaatctccaggtcttcaaactcttggactatgtcttccaccgtgacacgagcatagccatatgcaatggggttgttgtggtggagtgctccaggtgtacagggtaaagcactgccgctagctaccttcgtggaaacgttccccacgggataatgcagatcacattctttcatctcctttacatcatccacggggtagtgaggctccggtgcacgaatctcgattatcggtgcactagcaccaggcggggcatccgtggaagccacgctgcttctccgctgctggcttccgcgatccgcttcatgatcttcatgcggccctgcagccgatttttcttttagtttgaatttaaaacatatacgcgaggtggtactaattcgGGGAACCACGTACCACGTCGTGTGCATCGAACGATGCCCGCCCGTGCGCTTCGGCCCAGTAATTCAGGCCCACATATCCCGTTTGAGCGCAGCCAGCAGCAAAGAATCgcgaggcgacggcgacggcgacgacgacggtgCAGGCGCAGCCAGGACTCGACGCACGCGAGTGGGACGAGGCGGCGTACCGGCAGGGCATCCTGCGGGAGCGCGACCTCTCCTGCCGCACCCTCTTCCGCGCCGTCTTCTACGACCACCGCGACGAACCCGACCCGCACGTCCTCCTCGCCGCTGCCTCCAGCGACGGTCCTTCTCGCTGTCTTCCTGcatctcctcctccgcctccgcccACGGCGCCCCCCAGTTTTCGCCTCACCCCTCCCCTTCTCCCCCACTCCCTACTCTATTCTGTGCAGAGGCCCTCTCTCTCCCGTACGAGGACACGAGACGCCCCGACGGTAGGGTTCccttcgccgccgcgccgccgcgccgccgcttCCGGCAGCCCTCGTCACCATCTTCCGTCCCCAATCGCCGTTGTAGTCCTCCCCCGCTGGTAAATAGCCTTGACGGAGCCCTAGCCACCGGCTCCCTGGAGCACGGCGCCCGCCGATATACACGATGGAGCGCCCGTGGACGTCCTGATCGTGGGCGAGGACCCCGCCGAGGCGACTAACCTCGCCACCGCGCGACTCCCCCAGCATCTCTGCCATCGCCTCACGCGGCTCCCCCAGCATCTCTGCCATCGCCTCGCGCTGCCGTGCGCAAGGACCAAGGATGCCACCGGCTCTCCTTGATATCTCTGTCTCCACTCCCCCGAGGTGCGAGGCCTTCGCCGGCGTCAAAGCCACTGCCGGGCGGGACGCGCAGGCGCCCGAGGGGCGCGGCGCTCCTCTCCTGGTGCGGCGCCCAAGGGAAGGAGGAGGGGATCGAGCTGCCAGCACACCACCCGCCGTTCGCCCCTGGTCCAGACTCCAGACTTTGTCGGAACTGTCGATTCTGCACTAGGTATTCACTGAAGCAAACCTTGCAATTTCCTGATATATCTTCATGGTTGTTGAAGCCAAGCTCGCATCTCATGATTCTCATCTGCTTTTTAATTACGCCCTATCCCAACCTGAAAATTCCTATTTATATGACTAATGAAACCCGTGTCAAGACTCAAGACTAAGTATGTACGAACAATTTTGCAAAATTTACTTTCTGTAACTGATGGTCTGAAGTAGTGTCTTGTACGTGGTTAGATAATGCAGTGGGGAATTTTTCTCATGTACAACCTATATATCAGAAAATGTTGCGCTTGGAATGATCTGTGCCAGTTATTAGTGTTTGTGGTCATGTGTTTCCTGTAGATCAAATATCTATTTATAATTTTGGATCAGTATACGAGCTTTGAAATTCAGAATTGCATTTACTGTTTTTCTTTTTGGCGCAGAAAGAAGTAGTTAGTGTTAAACATATGGTAGACCGAGCTACTTACCAATGGGAATTTGTGTGGAGATCTCTGATGTTTTCTGTGCACTTCTGTGGTTGAAAACCTGAAACGATTTGTGTAACTGATAGGTCTGTTGCTTTACTCCTACACTGCTTATTTAACCTGCGATTAATTTTGATATTTGATTTTTGTCAAGCAGATCATCGGACTATAGATTATTGATCAAGCATGAAACGTTGTAAAGGAAAAGAATCTAcatttgcatgcttgatttgaaGACTTGCTAGCTGGGTGAAGAAGCTTTCTGACAAACATCCAAATAACTCTAATAGGCCCAAGTTGAGCATATGTTAGATGGTCTAGATGACATGGATGGTTCCGAGGATGTTCCTTTTGATGAGCTCATAGGCATGCAAGGCGTAGTATTTCACTTGGTTGGGAATGCAATTACAGTAAGCATCTCTTCTTTGTCTTATTTTAGTTAGACAAATGTGTTTCCTTCAGGTTTACATGTATCTGTACAGATATTCTGACTAATATTTTCATGCTATGCAAAATACTAGACCTTGTTTCCTCGTAAGCTATGGTTGAACAGCATTTGTATTGATTATCTTTAATCTTTACTATGTCCCCTCCAAATAGTTAGCCTGTTAGATACCTTATCTTGGCTTATCTGTCACATATGACATATCTATCTTTATTTCTTTTTCCCTTTATTGGTGTCTCATTTCACTCCCAGAAATGTCATGTTAATAAGTGGCATGAGGGAAATATGTTTTTTCCTAAAATTTAGAAGCACTTAGGAGTCTTCATATGTCCAGAAAAATTGTTCTATCTATGTGTGTTTTGTGTGTTATCGTATGCTTGCGCTGCTTGCACATCTGGCCGAAGATCAAGTCAAGATGCTTAGCTCATGTACTTGCTTCTCTGTACATTCAGATTCACATTCAGGTTCTTTCAGGAAATTCGCCGTACAACCACCCTTTTATTTAGAGAAAAAATAGACTGCAAAATTTCATATTTGCTCCTGTCTATTTTGAACTCGCAGCTCTCCGAGGGCCTAAGTTGACAACGTCGCGCAGCGGCTGGGCGGTGGTTCACCGACGACGACAGCGGCGCTCCAGCCGCCCATCTTCTCCTCCCCATTCTTCATTTTATAGCCCCCACCTCCACCCAAATGGTTTTCCACCATTGCCCCTCACAACATGCCTCTGCCGCCTATGCCCCTATCCCGCCTACTTCTCCAAGGTTGCCCACCCTCCGGGTGCCTGCCCCTTAGTCACCACCCCATGCGGCGCCCCCCACTTATCAGCCACTGTCCCCAGATGACCATTGCACACCACAACTCGCCTCTCTCAGTTAATATACCCCACAGCTCGCCACCTCCCGGGCGTGAAATTAGAGTGTTACGGAAAAATCAAGAGATATGGAGGAACAGAGATTGCTCATTGTAATTCAGTTGCTAAACTGAACCATGTAACTGGATCAGGTTTCGGCATACACATAGCCAAACGTTTGAGTGATAGTTATACTACACTAGCATCTATATTCAAATTTGACAGAAATAGCAATAAAACCTATTAAATTTTGAAAGGATGCAGAAAATACTGTTGTTTGGATCTATTGCACAACGCAAAAAAGGTAAAATCAGTGTAAGCTTTTGATTTTAAAGGTCCCATTTTTTCCTTAAAAAAAAGATTGACTGTTGTTTCACATGACAAATCTATCCTCAAATGCATCAACATTCCTACGTGGAACAAATGCATTGGCATATCATGTGGATGGGAAGACGTGCGGTACTATGGCAGTTTGTTTTATTTGTTTCTTTCTATGTTGGTACAGGTAACTTCAGCACATATATCACAATGGAGGGCAAGTATATGTATAAATTTAGATTTTGTCCAATCTGTTGTACATTGCATTGCTATTTCTTCAATCGCTGTAATTTTCTAACCATGGTAACAATGCTCAATTTGCCTAGCTCAAATGATGTTGAAGCCGAGAAGCAACAGTAGGTAGAATACATTGGTCTGAATTTTTGCACCAAGATTCAAATAATATCACAGCTCGTATGATGCACAATATTTCTGAAAATCTAGGAGCCTATGGTCAGATTTAGGTTAGGACTCGGGACAACGAGAATAAATATCACATATACCGTACCGGCGCCCCAAAGAACCCTATTCTCAATTGGTCCATCGTTTTTGTCAACAGCCCGTcatttttctcccgttgcaacgcatgggcatttGTGCTAGTCTTTTTctctaataataaagcacggattgactccgtgggttcaccgtcacaatacgcttcttcccATGAATTTACGTTTTTATTTTAAATTTAAAACATATAcacgaggtggtactaaatttcgTCGGCAGCGTTTCTGCCCATGCGTACAAAGTTCTCCTCAGTCATCTCGCTGGGCCTCAATGCATGCTAACATGGGCCAACAATGTCAACTTGGGCCTGATGGAAAAGAGACGGCTCACATCTCTTGCTCGCTCGTTCCCTCAACTCCGCACGCACCCCAGCCGCCGGGCTCGCTCAAAAGAAAAAGCGATCTCTTGCCTCTCCATCTTCTCCCCTACTTCCTCCCTATTGTCGTCCGTCAAGTACTCTGACATGAACTCTGCTAGAGCACGCGACCATGGGGCCTCTGACACGGACTCCTTTACTCGTTCTGCAAGCTGAAGCTACATACAAAAAGGCATTGAGTCCCAAGTTCCGTCCGTCCAATCTCGTCGACATTGCCGCACCAAAGCATTCAATCTCACCGACTTCGCCGGAACACCGCTACACCCAAGCAATGGTTTCTTCCTTCGTCACCTACACAAGCTAGCAACAGGCCTCCTCTATCCCGCTCGCTCAATGCCGTGGAAATTCGTGATCGGCATGAACCCATAGCCGCAGCCGAGCATTAGTCACCGCCGCAAACTCCTGAATCTCTAACCTATATATTGACGGGGCTGAGATAGCGGAGCCTGAACTGGCGGCCATGGGTGACGAGCAGGAGCCATAGCTAGCTGCCGGGTGATTGTTTGCTCCAGCCCATGCACGTATGCATGCTCATGTAGATGTATTTATAGACAAAAACTGTGATCAATACAACAGTGTGTTGAATCTCTCTTTCACACACACGCACGTGCGCGTGCACGCACAGTTCACAGTTTACACAAAAAAGAGAATATCGTTGGTTTTATATAGTGAACAATGCCTGCACTGTTCATAGTTTTCAATTTCAGTGATTTGTTTTTTAGTGTGTAGCCCGCATTTCAATGTATTTCGTCATGAATATTTTCAAGCATGATATATACACCCGCATGATACTGTGTTTTTTCTTCAAGTTATTTTAAGCATTCAAACATTAATTTTGAATTTATAAAATAAAAAACCCTCCGTATCCTCGAGCTCCAAGACGAATTTTTGTTAGACTATGATACTGCAATAAATATTTTTCCTGTAGCAACGCACAGGCCTTTTTGCTAGTCTCTACTTTTAATGGACGACTTGGTGAATAGTCCGCGCGGTTAATTTTCGCTGGTTTATTTTCGTCATACTCCTACCGTCGTTTTTTTTCGTCATCGCACCACCTCTGCCTTACTCGATTAAAAAAACCGGTGCAAACAAAACCCCTGGGATCGATCCCACGTTCACACAGCTgatcgatctccgccgccgcccgacacagcagatcgatctccgccgccgcccgatcGCACGCCCGAACCACCCCTACGCCCAGACCGCGGCGGATCCATCCCTGTGCCGCGCCGCGGCGGATCCATCCCTTCGCCGTCGCACTTGCAGGAGGCGGCGGTCTGCTGTTGGATCGGGCGAGGACACGGGGCCGCGATCCCGCGTGTCGTGTTCGCCGGAGATCACGACCCCGATCCGAAGGCGGCCACCTTCTGACCACCCACAGGGTGTCAACCGGCGCTGCTCCCCTTTCAGTGCTACGTAATGCAAGTTCATACACATTATTTCATACTGAATATTTCATGCTGAAGGTCATACAAAAAAACATCTCAGGAGGCGGCGATCTGCTGTGGGATCGCTTTAGGAGACGCGAAGCGATCTGGTGTGGGATCGCTTTAGGAGACGGGGCCGCGATCCCGTCTACGTGACGCCGTGATCCCCTTCTGGACGCGCCCAGCATCCAACTTCTGCTGTACGTACCGCACATTACCTATGTACAGAAAATAGATACAGAATCTCAAGTTTATACTCGTTTATGACTATCTTTGCTGGAGCATGGTAGGCTTGAGTTGGTTGCTTGTGCTTGTGCCGGTCTCCTGTACATATATTGAATGAAGTCAGAAAACAGAAATACCGGCAATGGAACCAACTTAGTACCCATCACGAAAAACAACATTTGAAATCAAAACTTACCACCATGCTATCCCAAATTATATGCATCCTTTCTTCAATACCTGGGATCAAGTAATGAAAAGAGAGATGCCTTAGCCAGCTTCCATTTGCAATGACACAACACAGTTTCCTTTGTTCAAGCCCTATGGCTTACCATTTACGCCATTGGGAATCTTCCTGAAATCATCATAACCGAAAGCTTTCTGAGTGGAATTGAAGGTGCAACGATCAGTTCCCACAAGCTGCATAGGAACAAAGAACAGTTCGGTGCTTATTCAAGGGATGTTTCCGTCTCCATAGTAGACAATGTACAAACAATATTTTCAGAAAATAATATTCCTTTTATAATTTACCGCCTCGAACAATCTTCAAGCAGAGGCTAAACACCAGCTTGAAGCGCTTTATTTTAAGGACTCCACAACTTCACACTTCAGGAAATTAAGGTGGGATTCTGGATTCAAGCGTGTCACCTGTAATATTCCTGATGAAAGAGCAGCTTGAAGTGCTTTATTATGCCCTGCTTCCCGGATTGGAGGACTCATCACATACCTAGAAGCAAGATATGAAATAAGAGGAACCACAGCTACATAAACATATACTGATTGTGTGTGTTCTATTTACTTTGAAGCAGTTGCAAAGTCAGGATCCCAAAGCCAAGAATCATCAAGGACTAGCCCAGATACCACAGGTTCCCCGATGACTCTCTGACCTGCAAAGTTTGAGCTTACATCAACTTACATTTTGTTTCACAATTTGACACGCGTTGAAAATTTAAATCAACTTAGTACTTAGATTTGGGGTATTATCAATCCCGTGGGACCACTTAGTTCTGAAGCCCCAACAAGTTATTCTGGGACCGACCCAGTCCTGATTTTTTTTGTACAAAGCCGAAACTAGCCAATGTTCTGAAAGTAAATGTTCATAAAATAACTCTGTCTTAATTTGCATTGATGAGGAACTTGTTTGAACCAAATGGCCAGGCACCATACCTTCTCTTTTAGCCTTGGCAATCTCTTCCATTGCATCAGTACTCATCACATGAACAACATACAACGGTGTATTGACGAATTTTGCTAATCGAATTGCCCGTGAAGTTGCCTCGCCTTCCAACTGCAGAAAAGAAGAGAAACTTAATTGACTCATCACTACCTTCCTGTGAGAGGAAAGCACAAATTTCATGTTAAAGCTATCTCATCAAGGACTTGAATTTTGTCAAAAAAAACATGAACCCGTCAAGACAAAGGAATTACAACTGGAGGTCTTGAGAGAGCATGCCCTTCTGGACCAGTTATCCCAAGGTCAATCATCCGCTGCTGTCCCTCAGCAACAGCATCCCCGTTCTCTGCATGAACCATAGCCAGTGCACCAAGAGACTTGCATTTCTGTAAGCCTTCAAGGAGGAGGTCGTCCATCAAGGAACCTTTATATGccatgaagaacttgaaagaatTGATCCCTGAAAATTTGGCACAGAGGATCTTCGTCATGAACAGAATAGTCCAAGAATGCAGAAGAGAGTATGCACCCACCATGTTCCTTGACCATCACTTCCATTTGCATAACTTAGGAGCTGAAATTTGCAACAGAATAGCTTAGGAGCTGTTTACGCATGTTGCTGAACATGTTTAGTTGCTGTATATGTTTGCATAACTGATTGTGCTGCTTTTACTTACTTTGATTGCTTGGTTGTGTGGCTTGTTTTGCTTACTTTGCACTGCCAAGAAGCAGCCTGTCCAATAAGCATAGTCTCCAAGTTGTCTCCAAGTTCACGAACGAAAGTGCATGAAACATAACAATTAAGAATCAGTCTGTTTACATAAAACCTCCCAATACGGAGGCCAGGAGTTGGATCCTGGGCGCGTCCAGAAGGGGATAACAAAATAAATGATTGACGGTAGACAACTTCAGTATGAAACATAACAAAATAAGATCATTAAGATGGTAGACAACTTCAGTTCACAAGCCATTGTTAATAGTATGAAATCTTTGCTTGTAGGTAAGTATGGGGAATCCACAAAGCAAATCTGCGGAACATACAACAGCGTCAGGTGTACCTAGAGGTAAATCTTTGACTAAAAAACTTGCCGCACATGTCAAGCTATATCCCGATTGTGATTTCCTTAAATGACGTTGTTTCAGATAATTTGGATTGGACAAATGATGGTGAGAACAACCTGAGTACCCCATTTATGACAGTTGGATTGTCAATTTACCATGATTTAATACTATTTATTTATCGAATTGATCTCGCTTACTTGTATGAATGACACTCAGATGGGCTGACACTTGAACCGTCTGGACAACCGGTTCTTCCGGATAATGAACTTGTGGGTACTGAAGGTGTAGGTTATCAGATGGCTGGGACAAACGTTGTTGATAATCACCCTATTAGTCCAGGTATGAGGCTGTGCGGATAGAGTACTCATCATTTTATTCTCTTAAGTTCGTGACTTCAATCTCAGTTACTTGTATGAACCATGCTCCAGGCCACTCGATACCTGAACAGACCGTAGACCCGATTGTTCCCCAACCCACTGATGGTGATATCACATGTGTTCAGCGGCCTCCCGATCTGAACTCAGGTGAGCAAAAAACATATTGAAAAGGAGACCCGGCAATCTCGGTTATTTATCATGCTTATAGAGGTTGTGTTGCAGACATTCAAGAACAGTCTAAGAACAATAACATTTAGCTTTTGTTTTGTTCCAGATGTtcttgatgtgtctcctattgaTGGAGGAATACACCTGTACACTATGTCAACTGCTCAAGATTTATCCCAAACCGTTTCAACATCCGAGCACATGACTACAGGATCTTTCGAGAATGTCACCAAACAAACTAAAAAAGGTATCTTATCTGATGAAAAAAGGGAGCAGATAAACGCCAAGAGGCGAGCTAATTATCGGCGGAAGAAAGAGGAGGAAGCAAAGAAACTTGAGCATGAAAGTCAAGCTTACCTTTCAACATCTGGTATAATTGTTTGATTTTTAATGAAAACAATGTGCATTCCTGCTTTGACTACTCTCACAGCTTGCTGCATCTATTATTAGACCGTCTATTTACTTGTATGAACCAATTTCAGATCAGTCCATCACTGAACAGACCGCAGTTGTTGTTGTTCCTCAACCCACTGATGGTGATCACATGTGTACCGCGGCCTTCCGAACTGAACTCAGGTTAGTATAAAACATAATCAGTACTCTCTACTCTTCGGATAGCACTAAACTGACCCGTTATGACCACTATCGGTTATTTTTACATCAAGCGGGCAACCCGGCAACCTCATCAACGTTTGTGTCTCTCAGTTGTCTCACTGACGAGTTAGCCGCAGCCGTAGCACAAAGTGTAAACGGTATTACAAGATTCGTCTTTCGTTGTGAACCGTATCTATCTTATAGAGGTTGTGTTGCAGATGTTCATTAACATACTAAGTACATTATCATTTTGGTTTGGTTTTGTTCCAGAGGCTCTAGATTTGACTCATATGTATGGAGGAAATCACGTAAACATCAATGCAACTCCTCAAGTTTTACCACAATCCGGTTCAACATCCAAGCACATGACTACAGGATCTGTCGTGCGTGTCTCCAAACCATCTAAGAAAGTTATCTTGTCTGATGAAAAAAGGGAGCAGATAAACGCCAAGAGGCGAGCTGCTTATCGGAGGAAAAAAGAGGAGGAAGCAGAAAAAGTACAGCATGGAAGTCAACCTGACCTTTCAATATCTGGTATGATTGTTTGATTTTAAATCAAAACAATGTACATTCCTGCATTCACTACTCTCACACCTTCATGCATCTATTACTAGATGACAAGAAAGAGCTAATAAATGCGCGGAGGCGGGCAACGTATCTTAAGAACAAGGAAAATGCTGACATTAACAAGGAACAGATGAAAGCTCCGTTGGTAGATGGTTATCGAAGAAAATATGATGACGCCGCCGGCAAGCATCTCCATCAAAATATGCCTGCCGTTGACATGTCGGGTACGACTATTTCTATATTACAGGCCAAACGTCTATTGAATATACTCCCTTTGTTCATAACAGTATGATTATTATCTGAGAATCCGTGAGTATGACACCTGCAACCATATTGCAGGTATGCAAAATGTTCCACGGAGCGCTCTCGGTGATATCACTAATGGGGTACAAGCTCACCCTATGCTCCTTGCCGACAAAAATAGCCAGATCAAGGCTCAAGGGCGAGCTACCGTGAAGCACAAAGATGATAACCTTCCTGCCCTTACAATATCAGGTTAGAATGCTTTTTGATTCAGCTGCCTCTTGATAGTATATATATTCCTAATGTTTCTGGATACAAGTGTTTAATAAGTTATCTtggaaaacaagcttatcaaacTCATTTTTTTATCGTCCTCTCGTTTGACTTTTGATTAGACATTAATACCTTGTGAAAATGGATGGAAGGAGTCAGCTGATATGACCTGCATAATATGCTGGTACCTTTTGTATCAATGATCAATTAATGCAGTACTGATTAGCATTTTACACTGTTGTATAACCAGCCGACCCAAATAGGTCCAGCTATACGTCATTGTCACAAGATGAGGCGGTATTGCCTCATACCAATACAATCAGTACAGCTGTCATTCATGATAACCAACTACCTAGGAAGCAGCGTGGTAAGAAACACAGAACTTGCTTAACTCCTGATCAAATGGAGCAAACAAACGCGCGGAGGCGAGCAACATATCGGAAACATCTACAGCACGGAACTATCGATCTTGAAGAAAAAAATACCACGCTGCGAGAATGGAGGGCATGCAGCAAAGAGAAGGGGGAGTTAAGTGCAAAAAGAAAGGCAACTTATGCGGCAAAGAAGCACACCCCGTGCAAAGAATCCCTCGCACTCCCACGTCCAGACCTAGCAAACTTATCCTGCGCAACACCCCTCTCTCGGGCCGCCGAAGGTGATTCATCTGATGGCGACCCGACGACAATCATGCCGAATTTCATTGTTGGTACCAATGGTATGATAATTCTATTGTCACCTTGTTGTGCTCATTCTCACCAACCCTCATCTGACATGACGTTGTCTATTGTCACATTCGCCATGGAGATAATGCAGACGAAATCGATGGGTTCCGAGACTGCATCACTGGCGATGAGATGACACCATCCGACTTTATGGATGAGGAGTACTACATGTTTCGCGACGAAGGTATGGTCAACTATAATCTATGAATTTGTGGGGCTTTATCATAATTATAGTTAGTAGTTAataatgttttgaacatcatgttTCAACAAATGCACGTAGGATACGATAATGACACCTTGGAGGATGAAGAGGAAGCGATCATGTCGTCTGCTATACCTAGCGAGGTTGATCCATTAGACTTTGTCTACACAAACATCCCAGACACGACTCACATCCTGAAGCTCGACGC
The Aegilops tauschii subsp. strangulata cultivar AL8/78 chromosome 3, Aet v6.0, whole genome shotgun sequence genome window above contains:
- the LOC109739532 gene encoding dihydropyrimidinase-like, which encodes MEVMVKEHGINSFKFFMAYKGSLMDDLLLEGLQKCKSLGALAMVHAENGDAVAEGQQRMIDLGITGPEGHALSRPPVLEGEATSRAIRLAKFVNTPLYVVHVMSTDAMEEIAKAKREGQRVIGEPVVSGLVLDDSWLWDPDFATASKYVMSPPIREAGHNKALQAALSSGILQLVGTDRCTFNSTQKAFGYDDFRKIPNGVNGIEERMHIIWDSMVVSFDFKCCFS